The nucleotide window CAGAGATAACAAAAGGAATACCGCAAGGAGAATAACTGGGATGGGTTTCTTTTCTTATAAGATAAATCTCCCCGGGATAGTTTTTTCTTAAAAGCTCCCTTACAACATTTCTCCCTGCTATCCCCCCACCAATTATTACTACCTTTTTAATGCTCATTATTCTATTTCCTTAAAAAATAGATGGCTATTACATTGACAATCACTTGAACCAAATTTGTTAACAGAATTAAATCTATTAGCTAAAGCTTTAGCAATTTTGCATTCTGTAGTTCTTTTAGAAGTTTCTGCGATTATCACATCTAGAATTTTAGCAAATTTAAGAAAATAATCAATATGCCAAAAAAATCTTTTCTTCTTCCTTAAATGTCTATTTATTCTTGACTCCAAACTATTTTGAGCTGAACCTACTTAAAAATATACTCCTCTCGGGAAATTTATTAATCCTAATTGACCAATAGAGATTCTCTTTTTCCTATCTAGGCAAACAATAAGAATATAAACTCCTCTTATTTTATTTTTATTTCAACTTCACCACTTTTAAATCCTCGTAAATTATTCAGAAAGCATTGAATGGTTCCTTTGAAGATTTTACCTACGAATGGGTTTAGAAAAATTCTTTGACCATTTATAAGAACTGAGATTTCTTCTTTCATCGACTGGCAATCTTCAACTGTCTTTTTACCTTTAACAATCTCTTTAGCAAGGCCATAGCACGAACTAAAACCACATTTTCTGCAATTCAATCCCGGCAATTTAAATGCTTTTTTCTCTATTAAATTACAAAGTTCTTTTATTTTCTTTTGTGTTAATTTGTCCTTTATGATAGTTGCAATTTGTAAATCATCAGAATATTCTTCTCTACTTTCTCTCAGACAAATAATTCTAGGGAACGTTTTATTTTCTTTAAAACCCTCAATAATAACGAAATCAGATTTAAGTAATTGAACTATAGCTTCCAAATTTTGCCCATTCTTGAAAAATTTTACTGTTTCGGTCCTGGAAACAGCAATTACTTGTTCACAGTATTTCTTGTACTGCGTGGTATCCTTTTTTGGGAAATCTAATACTCCGCGAGTGTGCTTTACCGCTGACACCTTGTAGCCTCTGGAAGTTAGCTCTTTTGCTATTTCTACCCCCAGATATGTTTTCCCACTTCCTTGAAAACCAACAATACCTATTACCCGCATTATCTCTCCCTCAAATTTCAATTACAGTACCTGCTTTCACTTCTCTAAAGTTTTCAGGATACCTGATCTTTATTTCTTCTATTCGTTGAGTACAATGGCATGGAGCAATAAATTTAATCACTTCAAGTTTATCTAATTTTGAAAATCCATGGAATCCGCCCAATACACCATAGATTTTTCCTAACTTGCTTGCTCTATCAATTATATTCTCTAAACCAGGATGAGCACATCCGGTTACAACAATATTTTCTTTTTCTGTTTTTACTACCAAGGATTGTTCTGCTATACTAAAAAAACCGCCTAAAGCTCCTGTTGAATAAATATCTTCACAAATTTCAGTTGTTTCCGAGAAAGCTTTTGGTTGATACACTATTGCTTTATTCCTATTTGATTTTAGAAATCCTTCTAATCCACCAGTATGATCCCAGTGTGAATGTGACAGAACAACAATCTCTATTTCTTCAGGATTTATTTTTAACTGGTTCATATTATAAAGTAATGTTTCAGAATTTGCACCTGTATCAAACAAAACTTTATTTTTGGTTTCAACTAAACAAGAAAATCCCCAGCTTGATTTGAATCCTTCTTGCGATCTATTATCATAAACAATTTTAATTTTCATTTTTTAAGCCGAAGATAACTGATTTTATAATTCTTCCTATTTCCTCGGTATTTTTTTCATCTTTTTTGTATCGACCTGA belongs to Elusimicrobiota bacterium and includes:
- a CDS encoding DUF123 domain-containing protein; this encodes MESRINRHLRKKKRFFWHIDYFLKFAKILDVIIAETSKRTTECKIAKALANRFNSVNKFGSSDCQCNSHLFFKEIE
- a CDS encoding molybdopterin-guanine dinucleotide biosynthesis protein MobB produces the protein MKFEGEIMRVIGIVGFQGSGKTYLGVEIAKELTSRGYKVSAVKHTRGVLDFPKKDTTQYKKYCEQVIAVSRTETVKFFKNGQNLEAIVQLLKSDFVIIEGFKENKTFPRIICLRESREEYSDDLQIATIIKDKLTQKKIKELCNLIEKKAFKLPGLNCRKCGFSSCYGLAKEIVKGKKTVEDCQSMKEEISVLINGQRIFLNPFVGKIFKGTIQCFLNNLRGFKSGEVEIKIK
- a CDS encoding MBL fold metallo-hydrolase, whose product is MKIKIVYDNRSQEGFKSSWGFSCLVETKNKVLFDTGANSETLLYNMNQLKINPEEIEIVVLSHSHWDHTGGLEGFLKSNRNKAIVYQPKAFSETTEICEDIYSTGALGGFFSIAEQSLVVKTEKENIVVTGCAHPGLENIIDRASKLGKIYGVLGGFHGFSKLDKLEVIKFIAPCHCTQRIEEIKIRYPENFREVKAGTVIEI